The Pseudomonas azotoformans genome has a segment encoding these proteins:
- a CDS encoding OprD family porin, with amino-acid sequence MIKQSSLLALAVCASISQLAFAETVTDQADSKGFIEGSSVTGLLRNYYMNRNREGGRADNIDWTQGAMLNYASGFTQGTIGFGVDAYAYGGLKLDATHADAGTGNLPTDRHGDPEDAYGSVGAAVKIKISKTQLKFGDMQPTAPVFATGGTRLLPQTATGFDLTSSEIAGLDLEAGHFTSTNSGMTSNHDHDIYATYANIAANSASFVGGKYTFSPSLSATVYAGELEDIWRQYYTNLNYVIPLAHDQSLALDGNLYRTLDTGSAKAGAINNTTYSLAAAYSFLQAHTLTLSFQKVHGDTPFDYIGTGNNGAGEGGDSVYLANSVQWGDFNGPGEQSWGIRYDLNMASYGVPGLSFMGRYINGSDINGTHTPDHSAYVGDYGADGAHHETDLEAKYVIQSGPAKNLSLRVRDAIVASNADQRDGDLNELRLIVDYPFTLL; translated from the coding sequence ATGATTAAACAGTCGAGCCTGTTAGCACTGGCGGTGTGTGCCAGTATCAGTCAACTGGCGTTTGCCGAAACGGTCACCGACCAGGCGGACTCCAAGGGGTTTATCGAAGGCAGCAGCGTCACCGGGTTGTTGCGCAACTACTACATGAACCGTAATCGCGAAGGTGGCCGGGCCGATAACATAGACTGGACCCAGGGCGCGATGCTCAACTACGCCTCGGGCTTCACCCAGGGCACTATCGGCTTCGGCGTGGATGCCTACGCCTACGGCGGGCTGAAACTGGACGCCACCCACGCGGACGCCGGCACCGGCAACCTACCGACCGACCGGCATGGCGACCCCGAAGACGCCTACGGCTCCGTGGGTGCGGCGGTGAAGATCAAGATCTCCAAGACCCAGCTCAAATTCGGTGACATGCAACCCACCGCCCCGGTCTTCGCCACCGGCGGCACCCGCCTGTTGCCGCAGACCGCCACCGGTTTCGACCTGACCAGCAGTGAAATCGCCGGCCTGGACCTGGAAGCCGGACACTTCACCAGCACCAACAGTGGCATGACCAGCAACCATGACCACGATATCTACGCGACCTACGCCAATATCGCCGCCAACAGTGCCAGTTTCGTCGGTGGCAAATACACCTTCAGCCCGTCCCTGAGCGCAACCGTTTATGCCGGTGAACTGGAAGACATCTGGCGCCAGTACTACACCAACCTCAACTACGTGATCCCGCTGGCCCATGACCAGTCACTCGCGCTGGACGGCAACCTCTATCGCACCCTCGATACTGGCAGCGCCAAGGCCGGCGCGATCAACAACACCACCTACTCACTAGCGGCGGCGTACTCGTTCCTGCAGGCGCACACGTTGACGCTGTCGTTCCAGAAAGTGCATGGCGACACGCCGTTTGACTACATCGGCACCGGCAACAACGGCGCGGGCGAAGGCGGCGATTCGGTGTACCTGGCCAACTCGGTGCAGTGGGGGGACTTCAACGGGCCGGGCGAACAGTCCTGGGGCATTCGGTATGACTTGAACATGGCCAGTTATGGCGTGCCAGGGCTGAGCTTCATGGGCCGCTACATCAACGGCTCGGACATCAATGGCACCCACACACCGGATCACAGCGCCTATGTGGGCGACTACGGCGCCGACGGCGCGCACCACGAAACCGACCTGGAGGCCAAGTACGTGATCCAGAGTGGCCCGGCGAAAAACCTGTCGTTGCGTGTCCGCGATGCGATCGTGGCATCGAACGCCGACCAACGTGATGGTGACCTGAATGAGTTGCGGCTGATCGTCGACTATCCGTTCACCTTGCTCTAA
- a CDS encoding DMT family transporter, translating to MDTSIRRGSWEMIAAMLISGTIGWFVLVSGVSVIEVVFWRCVIGGLTLLLVCALLGYLRLDLLSWAKLGLAMLSGVAIVGNWLLLFESYSRASIAISTAVYNVQPFMLVMLAAVFLGEKITVQKLAWLSVAFLGMLAIVTAHGDQTTGDDYLTGIALALGAAFLYAIAALIIKRLKEVPPHLMALIQVTTGALLLAPMVPWNSLPATPNAWTALVTLGVVHTGLMYVLLYGAIQKLPTAITGALSFIYPIAAIFVDWIAFGHRLGWLQWLGVAAILLAAAGLQRGWWWPRSQRVSAYPGK from the coding sequence ATGGACACATCCATCCGTCGCGGGTCGTGGGAAATGATCGCCGCCATGCTGATCTCGGGCACCATTGGTTGGTTTGTATTGGTGTCTGGCGTGTCGGTGATCGAAGTGGTGTTTTGGCGGTGCGTGATCGGCGGGCTGACGCTGTTGCTGGTCTGCGCACTGCTGGGTTACTTGCGCCTGGACCTGCTGAGCTGGGCCAAGCTCGGCCTGGCGATGCTCAGCGGCGTGGCGATTGTCGGCAATTGGTTGCTGCTGTTCGAATCCTATTCCCGTGCGTCGATTGCCATCAGCACGGCGGTGTACAACGTGCAGCCGTTCATGTTGGTGATGCTGGCGGCGGTGTTCCTGGGAGAAAAGATCACCGTGCAGAAACTCGCGTGGTTGAGTGTGGCGTTCCTGGGCATGCTCGCGATTGTCACCGCCCATGGCGATCAAACGACCGGCGACGATTACCTCACTGGCATCGCCCTGGCGCTGGGCGCGGCCTTTCTGTACGCGATTGCGGCGCTGATCATCAAGCGTCTTAAAGAAGTACCGCCGCATCTGATGGCGTTGATCCAGGTGACCACCGGCGCGCTGTTACTCGCGCCGATGGTGCCTTGGAACAGTCTGCCGGCCACCCCCAATGCCTGGACGGCTTTGGTGACGCTGGGTGTGGTGCATACCGGTTTGATGTACGTGCTGCTGTACGGTGCGATCCAGAAACTGCCCACGGCCATTACTGGCGCGCTGTCGTTCATCTACCCGATTGCGGCGATCTTCGTCGATTGGATCGCCTTCGGGCATCGTCTGGGCTGGCTGCAATGGCTGGGTGTAGCGGCGATTCTACTGGCGGCGGCGGGGTTGCAGCGGGGCTGGTGGTGGCCCCGCTCCCAGAGGGTCAGTGCGTACCCTGGAAAATGA
- a CDS encoding peptidase U32 family protein, giving the protein MSLPKHHLELLSPARDVAIAREAILHGADAVYIGGPSFGARHNACNDVSDIASLVEFARRYHARVFTTINTILHDNELEPARKLIHQLYDAGVDALIVQDLGVMELDIPPIELHASTQTDIRTLGRAKFLDQAGFSQLVLARELNLQEIRAIADETDAAIEFFIHGALCVAFSGQCNISHAQNGRSANRGDCSQACRLPYTLKDDQGRVVAFEKHLLSMKDNNQSANIRALVEAGVRSFKIEGRYKDMGYVKNITAYYRQRLDDVLEDRPDLARASSGRTAHFFLPDPEKTFHRGSTDYFVTDRKVDIGAFDTPTFTGLPVGVVEKAGKRDLQVVTHEPLSNGDGLNVLIKREVVGFRANIAEPKGEFEEDGEKRYRYRVEPNEMPAGLHQLRPNHPLNRNLDHNWQQALLKTSSERRIGLTWAARLREEQLEVTATSEEGISASVTLPGPFGVANKPEQALDTLRDLLGQLGTTEYHATNIQLDAPQAFFIPNSQLKALRREVIEALTAARVAAHPRGGRKAETTPPPVYPEAHLSFLANVYNQKARDFYYRHGVKLIDAAFEAHEETGEVPVMITKHCLRFSFNLCPKQAKGVTGVKTKVAPMQLIHGDEVLTLKFDCKPCEMHVVGKIKGHILGLPQPGSAVEHFNPENIIFQGTH; this is encoded by the coding sequence ATGTCCTTGCCCAAGCATCACCTGGAATTGCTCAGCCCTGCCCGCGATGTCGCCATCGCGCGCGAGGCTATCCTGCACGGCGCCGACGCCGTGTACATTGGCGGCCCGAGCTTCGGCGCGCGCCATAACGCCTGTAACGACGTGAGCGATATCGCGTCCCTGGTGGAATTCGCCCGCCGTTACCACGCGCGCGTCTTCACCACGATCAACACCATCCTGCATGACAACGAACTGGAACCCGCGCGCAAGCTGATCCATCAGCTCTACGACGCTGGCGTCGACGCGCTGATCGTGCAAGACCTGGGCGTGATGGAGCTGGATATTCCGCCCATCGAGCTGCACGCCAGCACCCAGACCGACATTCGTACCCTGGGCCGCGCCAAATTTCTCGACCAGGCTGGTTTTTCGCAGCTGGTATTGGCCCGTGAGCTGAACCTGCAGGAAATCCGTGCCATCGCCGACGAAACCGATGCCGCCATCGAGTTCTTCATCCACGGCGCCTTGTGCGTGGCGTTTTCCGGGCAGTGCAACATCTCTCACGCACAGAACGGCCGCAGCGCCAACCGGGGCGATTGCTCCCAGGCCTGCCGCCTGCCGTACACCTTGAAAGATGACCAGGGCCGCGTCGTGGCTTTTGAAAAGCACCTGCTGTCGATGAAAGACAACAACCAGAGCGCCAACATTCGTGCGCTGGTCGAAGCGGGCGTGCGTTCGTTCAAGATCGAAGGCCGCTACAAGGACATGGGCTATGTGAAGAACATCACCGCCTATTACCGCCAGCGCCTGGATGACGTGCTTGAAGACCGCCCGGACCTGGCGCGCGCCTCCAGCGGCCGCACCGCGCACTTCTTCCTGCCGGACCCGGAAAAAACCTTCCACCGTGGCAGCACTGACTATTTTGTTACCGATCGCAAGGTCGACATCGGCGCCTTCGACACCCCAACGTTCACCGGCCTGCCGGTGGGTGTGGTGGAAAAAGCCGGCAAGCGTGACCTGCAAGTGGTCACCCATGAGCCGCTGTCCAATGGCGACGGCCTGAACGTGCTGATCAAGCGCGAAGTGGTGGGTTTCCGTGCCAACATCGCCGAGCCTAAAGGCGAGTTCGAGGAAGACGGCGAGAAGCGCTACCGCTACCGCGTAGAGCCGAATGAAATGCCGGCCGGCCTGCACCAGTTGCGCCCGAATCATCCGCTGAACCGTAACCTGGACCACAACTGGCAACAGGCGCTGCTCAAGACCTCATCCGAGCGTCGTATCGGCCTGACCTGGGCCGCGCGCCTGCGTGAAGAACAGTTGGAAGTCACCGCTACAAGCGAAGAAGGCATCAGTGCCAGCGTCACCCTGCCCGGCCCGTTCGGCGTGGCCAACAAGCCGGAGCAGGCGCTCGATACTTTGCGCGACCTGCTCGGCCAACTGGGCACCACCGAATACCATGCGACCAACATCCAACTGGATGCGCCGCAGGCGTTCTTCATCCCCAACTCACAGCTCAAGGCCTTGCGCCGCGAAGTGATCGAAGCGCTGACCGCTGCCCGTGTGGCCGCTCACCCGCGTGGTGGACGCAAAGCCGAGACCACCCCGCCGCCGGTCTATCCGGAAGCGCATCTGTCGTTCCTGGCCAACGTCTACAACCAGAAAGCCCGTGATTTCTATTACCGTCACGGCGTGAAGCTGATCGACGCCGCCTTCGAAGCCCATGAAGAAACCGGCGAAGTGCCGGTGATGATCACCAAGCACTGCCTGCGCTTCTCGTTCAACCTGTGCCCTAAACAGGCCAAGGGTGTCACGGGCGTGAAGACCAAGGTCGCGCCGATGCAACTGATTCACGGCGATGAAGTGCTGACCCTGAAGTTCGACTGCAAGCCGTGCGAGATGCACGTCGTGGGCAAGATCAAGGGCCACATCCTTGGCTTGCCGCAGCCGGGCAGCGCAGTGGAGCACTTCAACCCGGAAAACATCATTTTCCAGGGTACGCACTGA
- a CDS encoding RidA family protein: MANHDLHYTPDPDADSISSDVIGFNGILVSTQIPTRADGSLELGDITLQSECTLQALKVALEKAGSSMGRVMHLTIYLTDMADRAAFNEVYKRFFAKPWPVRAAVGVAALAVEGMRVEVTAMAAQA, encoded by the coding sequence ATGGCCAACCACGACCTGCACTACACCCCGGATCCCGATGCCGACTCGATTTCTTCGGATGTGATCGGCTTCAACGGCATCCTGGTGTCCACCCAGATCCCGACCCGCGCCGATGGCAGCCTGGAGCTGGGCGATATCACCCTGCAAAGCGAATGCACCCTGCAAGCCTTGAAAGTCGCCCTGGAAAAGGCCGGCAGCTCCATGGGCCGGGTGATGCACCTGACCATTTATCTGACGGATATGGCTGATCGCGCGGCCTTCAACGAGGTCTACAAGCGCTTCTTTGCCAAGCCCTGGCCCGTGCGTGCGGCGGTTGGCGTTGCCGCGTTGGCGGTAGAGGGCATGCGCGTGGAAGTCACTGCGATGGCCGCTCAAGCCTGA
- a CDS encoding winged helix-turn-helix transcriptional regulator encodes MQRKSLISDECPIARSLERVGEWWSILIMRDALHGLRRFDEFSRSLGIAPNMLTRRLNGLVEAGMLERRPYSERPPRYEYVPTAKGEDFSVVLMSLVAWGNRHFAEEGHSVEVVERATGLPVQPAMANAAGQCVPLDQCTIQAGPAASAGMRQRLGAMPD; translated from the coding sequence ATGCAACGCAAGTCCCTCATCAGCGACGAATGCCCGATCGCCCGCAGCCTTGAGCGGGTAGGGGAGTGGTGGAGCATTCTGATCATGCGCGACGCCTTGCACGGCCTGCGCCGCTTCGACGAGTTCTCGCGCAGCCTGGGTATCGCGCCGAATATGCTCACGCGCCGTTTGAATGGCTTGGTGGAGGCGGGGATGTTGGAGCGTCGGCCCTACAGCGAGCGACCGCCACGCTACGAATATGTGCCGACGGCCAAGGGTGAGGATTTCAGCGTGGTGCTGATGTCGCTGGTGGCCTGGGGCAACCGGCATTTCGCCGAAGAAGGCCACAGTGTGGAAGTGGTAGAGCGTGCGACCGGGTTGCCGGTGCAGCCGGCGATGGCGAATGCCGCAGGCCAATGTGTGCCGTTGGACCAGTGCACGATCCAAGCCGGTCCAGCCGCCAGCGCAGGGATGCGCCAGCGGTTGGGGGCGATGCCGGATTGA
- the xylB gene encoding xylulokinase, with protein MSNPVSLGIDLGTSELKAILMDLDGKVLAHAGVRLSVSRRHSGWSEQDPQDWWQACLQALAQLRLHEAFARVDCIGLSGQMHGAVLLGADDRVLYPAILWDDSRAVAEAEQLGPELSGITGSLPMAGLTAPKLLWLQHHEPEVFRAIDCVLSPKDYLRLRLSGERISEMSDAAGTLWLDVARRAWFAPMLRATGLAPEQMPRLIEGGAASACLTAMDLGLSADVVIAGGGGDNPVAAVGIGAINAGDGFITLGTSAAIVAITDHAAGNPASAVHSFCHALPNRWYTMGAMLAGASCLRWVTRLTGTADEQALLDQVQAQLPIEQPVPLSTPLFLPYLAGERTPHNDPLLRGGFMGLGHDCTPAMLGYAVMEGVGFGLLDALRAVKSAGTDVGACALVGGGARSEYWAQLLANILQREIFTLHGSELSACIGAAKLGFLSIGQGEGLLEAGMAVKARYLPDAKQQAVLEVRYRKFQGLLAAAKALHG; from the coding sequence ATGAGCAATCCCGTTTCCCTCGGCATCGACCTCGGCACCTCGGAACTCAAGGCCATCCTCATGGACCTCGACGGTAAGGTGCTGGCCCATGCCGGCGTGCGCTTGAGCGTGTCGCGGCGTCATAGCGGCTGGTCCGAGCAAGACCCGCAGGATTGGTGGCAGGCCTGTTTGCAAGCGCTGGCCCAGTTGCGCCTGCATGAGGCATTTGCGCGTGTGGACTGTATCGGCCTGTCCGGGCAGATGCACGGCGCGGTGTTGTTGGGGGCGGATGATCGGGTGTTGTACCCGGCGATTCTGTGGGATGACTCCCGTGCGGTCGCCGAGGCCGAGCAGTTGGGCCCGGAACTCTCCGGCATCACCGGCAGCTTGCCGATGGCCGGGCTGACGGCGCCGAAACTGCTGTGGCTGCAACACCATGAACCTGAAGTGTTCAGGGCCATTGACTGTGTGCTGTCACCTAAGGACTACCTGCGGTTGCGCCTGAGTGGCGAACGCATCAGTGAGATGTCGGATGCTGCCGGCACGTTATGGCTGGATGTGGCACGACGTGCGTGGTTCGCTCCCATGCTGCGCGCTACGGGACTTGCGCCGGAGCAAATGCCCCGGTTGATCGAAGGCGGTGCCGCGAGCGCTTGTTTGACGGCGATGGACCTTGGGTTGTCGGCTGACGTCGTGATCGCTGGCGGCGGTGGCGACAACCCGGTGGCGGCTGTCGGAATCGGTGCGATCAATGCAGGCGACGGCTTCATCACCCTCGGCACCAGCGCAGCCATCGTCGCAATCACCGACCACGCCGCCGGCAACCCGGCCAGCGCCGTGCACAGTTTCTGCCATGCGCTGCCGAACCGTTGGTACACCATGGGCGCCATGCTCGCCGGGGCCAGTTGCCTGCGCTGGGTCACTCGGCTGACGGGCACTGCGGATGAGCAAGCGTTGCTGGACCAGGTGCAGGCACAATTGCCGATCGAACAACCCGTGCCACTCAGCACGCCCTTGTTTCTGCCGTACCTTGCCGGAGAACGTACACCCCACAATGACCCACTGCTGCGCGGCGGTTTCATGGGCTTGGGCCACGACTGCACACCCGCGATGCTGGGTTATGCCGTGATGGAAGGCGTGGGTTTCGGTTTGCTGGATGCGCTGCGCGCCGTGAAATCGGCCGGCACCGACGTCGGGGCCTGCGCCTTGGTGGGCGGCGGGGCGCGCAGCGAATATTGGGCGCAGTTGCTGGCCAACATCCTGCAGCGGGAGATCTTCACGTTACACGGCAGTGAGTTGAGTGCCTGCATAGGGGCTGCGAAGCTGGGGTTTCTGTCGATCGGGCAGGGGGAAGGGTTGTTGGAGGCGGGGATGGCGGTGAAGGCGCGATACTTGCCGGATGCCAAGCAGCAGGCGGTACTGGAAGTGCGATATCGCAAGTTCCAAGGCTTGCTTGCTGCGGCAAAAGCGCTGCATGGCTGA
- a CDS encoding Lrp/AsnC family transcriptional regulator translates to MIDTIDQQLIAALMDDSRLSLKALAGITGLSSPSVGERLRRLEERGVLTHYTVNIDPKHFGYLLQAIVRIRPLPGKLHEVERQIQAIPEFTECDKVTGDDCFIARLHVRTMDHLDSLLDKLNAYAETNTAIVKKTPVKRRLPPLGD, encoded by the coding sequence ATGATTGACACCATCGACCAGCAACTCATCGCGGCTTTGATGGACGACTCGCGCCTGTCCCTCAAGGCCCTGGCCGGCATTACCGGGCTGTCTTCGCCCAGCGTCGGTGAACGTTTGCGCCGTCTCGAAGAACGCGGCGTGCTGACCCACTACACCGTCAACATCGACCCCAAGCATTTCGGCTACCTGCTGCAAGCCATCGTGCGCATCCGCCCCCTGCCCGGCAAATTGCATGAGGTGGAACGGCAGATCCAGGCGATTCCCGAATTCACCGAGTGCGACAAGGTGACCGGCGATGACTGCTTCATCGCACGCCTGCATGTGCGCACCATGGATCATCTGGACAGCCTTCTCGACAAGCTGAATGCCTACGCCGAAACCAACACTGCCATCGTCAAGAAAACCCCGGTGAAACGCCGCCTGCCGCCGCTGGGGGATTAG
- a CDS encoding SDR family NAD(P)-dependent oxidoreductase — MTLSTPRQLEGKVALITGASSGIGRAAAVVLAQRGAKIVAAARRQSELDDVVAEITAQGGIASSIVVDVTREADIIAMVQFAVDTYGQLDIAFNNAGTEGVFAPLIEQDNARFDLVFEPNVRGVFNCMKYEAKVMLEQGCGSIINNASMGGVIGFENAALYIGTKHAVVGMTKTASIEWFKQGVRVNALCPGLIETPFHHRGIWPSVEAQQAFAASTPASRFGTAEEMATVVAFLGSEDASYVSGHALLADGGYSVA; from the coding sequence ATGACCTTATCCACTCCCCGCCAGCTTGAAGGCAAAGTCGCGCTGATCACCGGCGCCAGCTCTGGCATTGGCCGTGCGGCCGCCGTTGTCCTGGCTCAACGCGGCGCAAAGATCGTTGCCGCTGCCCGCCGCCAGAGCGAGCTGGACGACGTGGTTGCCGAGATCACCGCCCAGGGCGGTATCGCTTCCTCTATCGTGGTCGACGTGACCCGCGAAGCCGACATCATTGCCATGGTCCAGTTTGCCGTGGACACCTACGGCCAGTTGGACATCGCCTTTAACAATGCCGGCACCGAAGGCGTGTTCGCACCACTGATCGAGCAGGACAACGCGCGCTTCGACCTGGTGTTCGAACCCAATGTGCGTGGCGTCTTCAACTGCATGAAGTACGAAGCCAAGGTGATGCTGGAACAGGGCTGTGGCAGCATCATCAATAATGCATCCATGGGCGGCGTGATCGGTTTCGAGAATGCCGCGCTGTATATCGGCACCAAGCACGCCGTGGTGGGCATGACCAAGACCGCATCCATCGAGTGGTTCAAGCAAGGGGTACGGGTGAATGCGCTGTGCCCAGGGCTGATCGAAACACCCTTCCACCATCGCGGGATCTGGCCGTCGGTGGAAGCCCAGCAGGCGTTCGCCGCCAGCACGCCCGCCAGTCGTTTCGGCACGGCTGAAGAGATGGCGACGGTCGTGGCGTTCTTGGGCTCGGAAGATGCCAGCTACGTGTCCGGTCACGCCCTGCTGGCCGACGGCGGCTACTCGGTGGCCTGA
- a CDS encoding D-cysteine desulfhydrase family protein yields MQTPLDTALSAFPKADLLQGPTPIQRASRLEQHLGLVEQGIGLFLKRDDHMLIGGGGNKLRKLEFHLGAALAQGVDTIITVGGIQSNHARLTAAVCARLGIACELVLTRSVPKTELEYELNGNVLLDQLFGAEMHVLAKGADALAGAEARAAHLREQGRKVLVLPTGGSTAAGSLGYARCAAEIVRQEASLDLAFTQVVVANGSSGTHAGLSAGFELLGRGASIVKSFSVLHDQQTSTHRTLQLTLETLALLGSKADLDAAVIHVDGGQLGEGYGVPTEAMVDAVHLMARFEGLLVDPVYSGKAFAGVLADLRQGRFRRGDNVLFVMTGGTPGLFAYRAALTQA; encoded by the coding sequence ATGCAAACCCCACTGGATACCGCACTCAGCGCCTTTCCCAAGGCCGACCTGCTGCAAGGCCCAACCCCGATTCAGCGGGCGTCTCGGTTGGAACAGCACTTGGGCTTGGTCGAACAAGGCATTGGCCTGTTCCTCAAGCGTGATGACCACATGCTCATCGGCGGTGGTGGCAACAAGCTGCGCAAGCTGGAATTTCACCTGGGGGCTGCGCTTGCACAAGGCGTTGACACGATTATCACCGTGGGCGGTATTCAGTCGAACCATGCACGCTTGACCGCGGCCGTCTGCGCACGGCTGGGAATCGCCTGCGAATTGGTACTCACACGCTCGGTGCCCAAGACGGAGCTCGAGTATGAACTCAACGGCAACGTGCTGCTGGACCAGCTGTTTGGTGCCGAAATGCATGTGCTGGCCAAGGGCGCTGACGCGTTGGCCGGGGCCGAGGCCAGGGCGGCACACCTGCGCGAACAAGGCCGCAAGGTCTTGGTGCTTCCAACCGGAGGGTCGACGGCGGCAGGCAGCCTGGGTTATGCGCGCTGCGCTGCGGAAATCGTTCGCCAGGAAGCGTCACTCGATCTCGCCTTTACTCAAGTAGTGGTGGCCAACGGCAGCTCTGGCACCCACGCGGGGCTCTCTGCGGGCTTTGAGCTACTGGGCAGGGGCGCTTCCATCGTCAAGTCGTTTTCCGTACTCCATGATCAACAGACCAGCACCCACCGAACCTTGCAATTGACGCTGGAGACGCTGGCCTTGCTCGGCAGCAAGGCCGACCTCGACGCAGCGGTTATCCATGTCGACGGCGGTCAACTGGGCGAAGGTTACGGCGTGCCCACTGAGGCCATGGTGGACGCCGTGCACCTGATGGCCCGTTTTGAGGGCTTGCTGGTCGACCCTGTGTACTCCGGCAAGGCGTTTGCCGGGGTGTTGGCCGACCTGCGCCAAGGTCGTTTTCGCCGTGGCGACAATGTGTTGTTCGTCATGACGGGTGGCACGCCTGGGTTGTTTGCCTACCGCGCGGCATTGACCCAGGCGTGA
- a CDS encoding LysR family transcriptional regulator — protein sequence MSLKSTHLPALIAFECVARHMNFARAAAEMEVTPTAMSKTIRQLEAQLGVRLFNRTTRSVALTESGSQLLDTLAPALEQIRFSVQQVHDTASRPYGALKINSSYVAYASLIEPHVAAFLAQYPDISLDIALDNGLSDIIGAGFDAGIRLGQALQRDMIAVPLGASQPMVAVATPEYLARSAPLNTPEDLLAHDCIHQRLSSRGPLMDWTFRIGKANVELQVKGRLVLDEMRTTLSAARLGCGVALVFRPFAQADITSGALVALLEKYAAPAETFHLYYANRAQMPGKLRAFIDFFQARNRQATE from the coding sequence ATGAGCCTGAAATCCACCCACCTGCCGGCCTTGATCGCGTTCGAATGCGTGGCCCGTCATATGAACTTCGCGCGGGCGGCGGCCGAGATGGAGGTCACGCCCACGGCGATGTCCAAGACCATCAGGCAGCTCGAAGCGCAATTGGGCGTGCGCCTGTTCAACCGCACCACGCGCAGCGTGGCGTTGACCGAGTCGGGCAGCCAATTGCTCGACACCTTGGCCCCGGCCCTGGAGCAGATCCGCTTCTCGGTGCAGCAGGTACACGACACCGCCAGCCGCCCGTATGGCGCGTTGAAAATCAACAGCTCCTACGTGGCCTACGCCTCGCTGATCGAACCCCATGTGGCGGCGTTTCTCGCGCAGTACCCGGACATCAGCCTGGATATCGCCCTGGACAATGGCTTGAGCGACATCATCGGCGCAGGCTTCGACGCCGGTATCCGCCTGGGCCAGGCTTTGCAGCGTGACATGATCGCGGTGCCGCTGGGGGCGTCGCAGCCGATGGTGGCCGTGGCCACGCCGGAGTACCTGGCACGCTCGGCGCCGTTGAACACACCTGAAGACCTGCTGGCCCACGACTGCATCCATCAGCGTTTGAGCAGTCGCGGGCCGCTGATGGATTGGACGTTTCGCATCGGCAAGGCCAATGTCGAGCTCCAGGTGAAGGGACGCCTGGTGCTGGATGAGATGCGCACCACCTTGTCGGCGGCGCGCCTGGGGTGTGGCGTGGCCCTGGTGTTCCGGCCGTTTGCCCAGGCGGACATCACCAGCGGCGCGTTGGTAGCGTTGCTGGAAAAATACGCGGCGCCCGCCGAGACCTTCCACCTGTATTACGCCAACCGTGCGCAAATGCCCGGAAAGCTCCGGGCATTTATCGACTTCTTCCAGGCGCGTAACCGTCAGGCCACCGAGTAG
- a CDS encoding NmrA family NAD(P)-binding protein, whose translation MYVITGITGKVGGALAHNLIKAGQPVRAVVRDAGKATYWADLGCEVMFAEMEDAQALTAAFTGATGVFILPPPGFDPQPGFPEARAVISAVSQALQAAAPPKVLCLSTIGAQAEQVNLLTQRTLMEQALSALYIPVTFLRPAWFMENSLYDVISARDTGVIHSFLQPLDKAVPMIATADIGSVAAQLLQQDWAGQRVVELEGQWVSPNDIARTLAQLLGRDVHAEVVERDTWEALLRSQGAQNPLPRMRMVDGFNEGWICFEHDQVLKGATPLQTVLRELMNK comes from the coding sequence ATGTACGTCATTACGGGAATCACAGGCAAAGTCGGCGGCGCTCTGGCGCATAATCTGATCAAGGCGGGCCAGCCGGTGCGCGCGGTCGTGCGTGATGCAGGCAAGGCAACCTACTGGGCTGACCTGGGCTGCGAAGTCATGTTTGCAGAGATGGAAGATGCTCAAGCGCTGACGGCTGCATTCACCGGCGCGACCGGCGTGTTCATCCTGCCGCCGCCAGGCTTTGATCCGCAACCCGGCTTCCCCGAGGCCCGCGCCGTGATCAGCGCGGTCAGCCAGGCCCTGCAAGCCGCCGCACCGCCGAAAGTGCTGTGCCTGTCGACCATCGGCGCCCAGGCTGAGCAGGTCAACCTGCTGACCCAGCGCACCTTGATGGAGCAAGCCCTCAGCGCCCTCTACATCCCCGTTACCTTCCTGCGCCCGGCGTGGTTCATGGAGAACTCGCTGTACGACGTGATCTCAGCCCGCGACACCGGCGTGATCCATAGCTTCCTGCAACCGCTGGACAAAGCCGTGCCGATGATCGCCACGGCGGATATCGGCAGCGTAGCGGCGCAGTTGCTGCAACAGGACTGGGCCGGCCAGCGTGTGGTGGAACTGGAAGGCCAATGGGTGAGCCCCAACGACATCGCCCGCACCCTTGCGCAATTGCTGGGCCGCGACGTGCACGCCGAGGTGGTTGAGCGTGACACCTGGGAAGCGCTGCTACGTTCGCAAGGTGCGCAGAACCCACTGCCGCGCATGCGCATGGTGGATGGGTTCAATGAAGGGTGGATTTGTTTTGAGCATGATCAGGTGCTTAAAGGGGCGACGCCGTTACAAACCGTATTGCGCGAGCTGATGAATAAATAA